From a single Micromonospora pallida genomic region:
- a CDS encoding non-ribosomal peptide synthetase encodes MRPGDTGSAIPVHAADGLTYRYAVARPVARASADRAPTDHAPADHAPAGRVADALLALDHAAVDHAADHAALDHATDHATDPATDPATDPATDPVTDHAALDHAADHAAVALLAAVELVDRLGRELPVRVLTGAETLDLCEWPADLCRLPGGPARAAVRSLAARTASRDDPRPAPGPSVEGDRPGPLVVLLDGDARTDLAAVPVLVGATVTADGVTVVVRCAPADPWSVSVPAVAEIFAEVFAALLADPGLPSGRAPAVGPATRTLALGRLAGRPVDDAPFRAIPAMIEERVDRHPDRPAVSFRGRRLSYRQLDELANGFAAALAARGVARGDVVPVLLADGLELPVAYLALMKLGAAFVPFDPGWPADRLRAALAVVQPRLVVTGPSRSGPPPAPDGLSLAQADPSPDPAGLSLAQARASSAQAGPSPDPDALVSALAGAVADPVAGGVAGGVPTVPVRLDAITPTVVRPGVPVGPDDLIYGIFTSGTTGTPKCAMNRHAGLANRFRFMTRWFRATGDEVVLQNSRHTFDSSVWQLFWPLTIGGRVVVPVQGGFLDVAATVRTIADERVTVTDFVPSILGLLVAMVDRDPDVRRAIGTLRHLIVGGEEIDPSTVHRLGELLPAIAVTNGYGPTEASIGMVFHPVTTADGDAIPIGRPIDNCYAAVVDAELRPLPPGAVGEIVIGGVCLGAGYLGAPARTAEVFVSNPLPEIPGWRLYRTGDLGRLDADGRLHFAGRRDFQLKVNGVRIEAGEIETAATRFPGIHQAKVIVAWDGGTRSLALFVAADREVPGPALREHLRRLLPRTSVPRHLVVLDTLPLTRNGKVDRRALQARLAEMLQEQATRLAGGDGGGSLPDAVLAVFRAVLGQPDLDPDTDFIDAGGDSLQALAVTTALAGEHGVPIGVQDLFDHPTPSRLAGLLARRRRVPVEPEADLVARDARLPVDLLVRAADPRREIRSVLVTGATGFVGSRLVHELLTTTDVRVHCLTRATDDADATARVVRTLVDRGLWAPHLADRLAGYAADLARPAVGLDERTWAYLTGDCDLVLHVGALVNFLFDYRAHRLANVRGTAELLRLAMQDRPKPLHHVSTLGVLDTEAARHRMPLAETFDPAAATAPTSGYSRSKWVAERYLTAARRRGAVVTLLRLGEVMPAGDNGTPNRRALTHLLLAACHRLGMWPDAPVRSDWTPVDYAARRIVASVADRSTWGRALHVLHPRSVDFTGPPPGAAVPRVSCAQFVAALRDAVTDGDRDAAALLALFPTRLGADEEQLRAVFAALLTDNPRLFRRDECARLERRHGLTDGDLGPSVDAYRRWLTGQDRTGGELTPLPAA; translated from the coding sequence ATGAGACCCGGTGACACCGGCTCCGCGATACCGGTCCACGCCGCCGACGGCCTCACCTACCGGTACGCCGTGGCCCGCCCGGTGGCCCGTGCTTCCGCCGACCGTGCCCCCACCGACCACGCCCCCGCCGACCACGCCCCCGCCGGTCGGGTCGCCGACGCGTTGTTGGCCCTCGACCACGCTGCCGTCGACCACGCTGCCGACCACGCCGCCCTCGACCACGCGACCGACCACGCGACCGATCCCGCGACCGATCCCGCGACCGATCCCGCGACCGATCCCGTGACCGATCACGCCGCCCTCGACCACGCGGCCGATCACGCCGCCGTCGCGCTGCTGGCCGCCGTCGAACTGGTCGACCGGCTCGGCCGGGAACTGCCCGTCCGGGTGCTGACCGGCGCGGAGACCCTGGACCTATGCGAGTGGCCGGCAGACCTGTGCCGGCTCCCCGGCGGACCGGCCCGGGCCGCGGTCCGGTCGCTGGCCGCCCGTACGGCGTCGCGCGACGATCCCCGGCCCGCCCCGGGGCCATCCGTCGAGGGCGACCGCCCCGGCCCGCTGGTCGTGCTCCTCGACGGTGACGCCCGCACCGACCTGGCCGCCGTACCGGTGCTGGTCGGCGCGACGGTGACCGCCGACGGGGTCACCGTCGTGGTCCGCTGCGCCCCCGCCGACCCGTGGTCGGTGAGCGTCCCGGCGGTGGCCGAGATCTTCGCCGAGGTGTTCGCCGCGCTGTTGGCTGACCCCGGGCTGCCGTCCGGCCGGGCCCCGGCGGTCGGCCCGGCGACCCGGACGCTGGCGCTCGGCCGGCTGGCCGGGCGACCCGTCGACGACGCACCCTTCCGGGCGATTCCCGCCATGATCGAGGAGCGGGTGGACCGGCACCCGGACCGGCCCGCCGTCTCCTTCCGGGGCCGGCGGCTCAGCTACCGCCAGCTCGACGAGCTGGCCAACGGCTTCGCCGCCGCGCTCGCCGCCCGGGGCGTGGCCCGTGGTGACGTGGTGCCCGTCCTGCTCGCCGACGGGCTGGAACTGCCGGTGGCGTACCTGGCGCTGATGAAGCTCGGGGCGGCGTTCGTCCCCTTCGACCCGGGCTGGCCCGCCGACCGGCTGCGGGCCGCGCTGGCAGTGGTCCAGCCCCGGCTGGTGGTCACCGGCCCCAGCCGATCCGGCCCGCCGCCCGCACCGGACGGCCTGTCGCTCGCCCAGGCCGACCCGTCGCCCGACCCCGCCGGCCTGTCGCTCGCCCAGGCCCGCGCGTCGTCCGCCCAGGCCGGCCCGTCGCCCGACCCGGACGCCCTGGTGTCCGCCCTGGCCGGAGCCGTCGCCGACCCGGTGGCCGGCGGCGTTGCGGGTGGCGTGCCGACGGTGCCGGTACGGCTGGACGCGATCACGCCCACCGTCGTCCGCCCCGGTGTGCCGGTCGGGCCCGACGACCTGATCTACGGGATCTTCACCTCCGGCACTACCGGCACTCCGAAGTGCGCGATGAACCGGCACGCCGGACTCGCCAACCGGTTCCGCTTCATGACCCGCTGGTTCCGGGCCACCGGGGACGAGGTGGTGCTCCAGAACAGCCGGCACACCTTCGACTCCTCGGTGTGGCAGTTGTTCTGGCCGCTCACCATCGGTGGCCGGGTGGTCGTGCCGGTGCAGGGCGGTTTCCTTGACGTGGCGGCCACCGTCCGCACCATCGCCGACGAGCGGGTCACGGTGACCGACTTCGTACCGAGCATCCTCGGTCTGCTGGTGGCCATGGTGGACCGGGATCCCGACGTCCGCCGGGCGATCGGCACCCTCCGTCACCTGATCGTGGGCGGGGAGGAGATCGATCCGTCCACCGTGCACCGACTCGGCGAGCTGCTGCCGGCCATCGCGGTCACCAACGGGTACGGCCCGACCGAGGCGTCCATCGGCATGGTCTTCCATCCGGTGACCACCGCCGACGGCGACGCCATCCCGATCGGCCGCCCGATCGACAACTGCTACGCGGCGGTGGTCGACGCCGAGCTGCGTCCGCTGCCGCCCGGCGCGGTCGGCGAGATCGTCATCGGTGGGGTCTGCCTCGGCGCGGGCTACCTCGGCGCGCCGGCGCGCACCGCCGAGGTGTTCGTGTCCAACCCGCTGCCGGAGATTCCCGGTTGGCGGCTGTACCGCACCGGCGACCTGGGTCGCCTCGACGCGGACGGGCGGCTGCACTTCGCCGGCCGCCGGGACTTCCAGCTCAAGGTCAACGGCGTCCGGATCGAGGCCGGTGAGATCGAGACCGCGGCGACCCGGTTCCCCGGGATCCACCAGGCCAAGGTCATCGTGGCCTGGGACGGCGGCACCCGGTCCCTGGCCCTCTTCGTCGCCGCCGACCGCGAGGTGCCCGGGCCGGCGCTGCGCGAACACCTGCGCCGGCTGCTGCCCCGGACCAGCGTGCCCCGGCACCTGGTGGTCCTCGACACCCTCCCGCTGACCCGTAACGGCAAGGTGGACCGGCGGGCGTTGCAGGCCCGCCTCGCCGAGATGCTCCAGGAACAGGCCACCCGGCTCGCCGGCGGTGACGGTGGCGGCTCGCTGCCGGACGCGGTGCTGGCGGTGTTTCGGGCCGTCCTCGGCCAGCCCGACCTCGATCCCGACACCGACTTCATCGACGCCGGGGGCGACTCGCTCCAGGCCCTCGCGGTCACCACCGCGCTCGCCGGGGAACACGGTGTCCCGATCGGCGTCCAGGATCTCTTCGACCACCCCACCCCCAGCCGGTTGGCCGGCCTGCTCGCCCGGCGTCGGCGCGTCCCGGTCGAGCCGGAGGCGGACCTCGTCGCGCGGGACGCCCGTCTCCCCGTCGACCTGTTGGTCCGCGCTGCCGACCCGCGCCGCGAGATCCGCAGTGTGCTGGTCACCGGGGCCACCGGCTTCGTCGGCAGCCGCCTGGTGCACGAACTGCTCACCACCACCGACGTACGGGTGCACTGCCTGACCCGCGCCACGGACGACGCCGACGCCACCGCCCGGGTGGTGCGCACTCTGGTCGACCGGGGTCTGTGGGCGCCGCACCTGGCCGACCGGCTCGCCGGCTACGCGGCCGACCTGGCCCGGCCCGCCGTCGGACTCGACGAGCGGACCTGGGCGTACCTGACCGGTGACTGTGACCTGGTGCTGCACGTGGGCGCGCTGGTCAACTTCCTCTTCGACTACCGGGCCCACCGGCTGGCCAACGTACGCGGCACCGCAGAACTGCTCCGGCTGGCCATGCAGGACCGGCCGAAGCCGCTGCACCACGTCTCCACCCTCGGCGTCCTCGACACCGAGGCTGCCCGGCACCGGATGCCGCTGGCCGAGACCTTCGACCCGGCCGCCGCCACCGCGCCGACCAGCGGCTACAGCCGCTCCAAGTGGGTGGCCGAGCGCTACCTGACCGCCGCCCGCCGCCGGGGCGCGGTGGTCACCCTGCTGCGCCTCGGTGAGGTCATGCCGGCGGGCGACAACGGGACGCCGAACCGGCGGGCTCTCACCCACCTGCTCCTCGCCGCCTGCCACCGGCTCGGCATGTGGCCCGACGCGCCGGTCCGCTCCGACTGGACCCCGGTCGACTACGCGGCCCGCCGAATCGTCGCCAGCGTCGCCGACCGGAGCACCTGGGGACGGGCGCTGCACGTGCTGCACCCGCGCAGCGTCGACTTCACCGGGCCGCCGCCCGGTGCCGCCGTACCCCGGGTGAGCTGCGCCCAGTTCGTCGCCGCGCTGCGCGACGCGGTGACCGACGGCGACCGGGACGCGGCGGCGCTGCTGGCGCTCTTCCCGACCCGGCTCGGCGCGGACGAGGAACAGCTCCGGGCGGTCTTCGCCGCGCTGCTCACCGACAACCCCCGACTGTTCCGTCGGGACGAGTGTGCACGGCTGGAACGCCGGCACGGCCTCACCGACGGGGACCTCGGCCCGTCGGTCGACGCGTACCGGAGATGGCTGACCGGGCAGGACCGGACCGGCGGGGAACTGACCCCGTTGCCAGCAGCGTGA
- a CDS encoding aldo/keto reductase, translating to MRYRRLGRLGWEVSEVGYGMWGIGGGPGGFTGWDYDVAPRCLDEAVEQGCNFFDTAWVYGRGVSERLLGDLLRRHPDRRLHVATKIPPKNREWPPGPQDTLDDVFPADHIREYARHSLDNLGVERIDLLQFHVWEDRWAADGRWQETIADLKREGLVDGVGISVNRWEPTNCLAALDTGLIDVVQVIYNIFDQAPEDELFHRARRDDIGIIARVPFDEGTLTGTLTAETTWPPEDWRNTYFGPENLLPSVARAEKLAADVPPGTTMPELALRFILHHPAVSTVIPGMRRPEHVRANLAVSDGQPLDADLLARLRAHRWDRQPTWWSQ from the coding sequence ATGCGCTATCGCAGGTTGGGTCGCCTCGGCTGGGAGGTCAGCGAGGTCGGGTACGGGATGTGGGGCATCGGCGGCGGTCCCGGCGGCTTCACCGGCTGGGACTACGACGTTGCCCCCCGGTGCCTGGACGAGGCGGTGGAGCAGGGCTGCAACTTCTTCGACACCGCCTGGGTGTACGGCCGGGGCGTCAGCGAACGTCTCCTCGGCGACCTGCTGCGCCGCCACCCCGACCGGCGGCTCCACGTGGCCACCAAGATCCCGCCGAAGAACCGGGAGTGGCCGCCCGGCCCACAGGACACCCTGGACGACGTCTTCCCGGCCGACCACATCCGCGAGTACGCCCGGCACAGCCTGGACAACCTGGGCGTGGAGCGGATCGACCTGCTGCAGTTCCACGTCTGGGAGGACCGCTGGGCCGCCGACGGACGCTGGCAGGAGACGATCGCCGACCTCAAGCGGGAGGGACTGGTCGACGGGGTGGGCATCAGCGTCAATCGCTGGGAGCCGACCAACTGCCTGGCCGCCCTGGACACCGGCCTGATCGACGTCGTCCAGGTCATCTACAACATCTTCGACCAGGCCCCCGAGGACGAGCTGTTCCACCGGGCGCGGCGCGACGACATCGGCATCATCGCCCGGGTCCCGTTCGACGAGGGCACCCTCACCGGCACCCTCACCGCCGAAACCACCTGGCCGCCGGAGGACTGGCGCAACACCTACTTCGGACCGGAGAACCTGCTGCCCAGCGTGGCCCGCGCGGAGAAGCTCGCCGCCGACGTGCCGCCCGGGACGACCATGCCGGAGCTGGCGCTCCGCTTCATCCTGCACCACCCGGCGGTGAGCACGGTGATCCCCGGCATGCGCCGGCCGGAGCACGTCCGGGCCAACCTGGCGGTCAGCGACGGCCAGCCGCTCGATGCGGACCTGCTGGCCCGGCTCCGCGCCCACCGCTGGGACCGCCAACCGACGTGGTGGTCGCAGTGA
- a CDS encoding family 3 encapsulin nanocompartment shell protein: MTSVSASPVTRSPGEEFAAAYAADPAGAVVRFDFTITDAFQPTKERPRVTVRNLFRKRSVGTEPVRFWCEGRPDASEAATVHESDLRREAAFRFGMAEAGVHPIRAWVQIPEELAKDPEGLAVFVDYRLLVRLATAENQALTIGEHGLLRHPEIAKLPYRHDYLTGLLAACDEIEQTGATPHAMIVNPRDYYTHLLGRGGLLDDLARNGVQISRTRMVAPGEAVVGDFAMAARLLDAGRSAIRIAIPPPGTFATDGPAVCAEIHEGLAIHLPTHFFHVVPA; encoded by the coding sequence ATGACCAGTGTCAGCGCGTCGCCCGTCACCCGATCGCCCGGCGAGGAGTTCGCGGCGGCTTACGCCGCTGACCCGGCCGGTGCCGTGGTCCGCTTCGACTTCACCATCACCGACGCCTTCCAGCCCACCAAGGAACGACCCCGGGTCACCGTCCGCAACCTGTTCCGGAAGCGGTCGGTCGGGACGGAGCCGGTCCGGTTCTGGTGCGAGGGCCGGCCGGACGCCAGCGAGGCGGCGACGGTGCACGAGTCGGACCTGCGTCGGGAGGCCGCCTTCCGGTTCGGCATGGCCGAGGCCGGCGTGCACCCGATCCGGGCCTGGGTGCAGATCCCCGAGGAACTGGCGAAGGACCCGGAGGGGCTGGCGGTCTTCGTCGACTACCGGCTGCTGGTCCGGCTCGCCACCGCCGAGAACCAGGCGCTCACCATCGGCGAGCACGGGCTGCTCCGGCACCCGGAGATCGCGAAGTTGCCGTACCGGCACGACTACCTCACCGGACTGCTGGCCGCCTGCGACGAGATCGAGCAGACCGGGGCCACCCCGCACGCGATGATCGTCAATCCCCGGGACTACTACACCCACCTACTCGGCCGGGGCGGCCTGCTCGACGACCTGGCCCGCAACGGCGTCCAGATCTCCCGTACCCGGATGGTGGCGCCGGGGGAGGCGGTGGTGGGGGACTTCGCGATGGCCGCCCGGCTGCTCGACGCGGGGCGCTCGGCGATCCGGATCGCCATACCGCCGCCCGGCACCTTCGCCACCGACGGCCCGGCGGTCTGCGCGGAGATCCACGAAGGACTCGCCATCCACCTGCCGACCCACTTCTTCCACGTCGTCCCCGCCTAG
- a CDS encoding MFS transporter, whose translation MTATAPGGTLTFYRPYLPLFGAIFCCLLGVGASLAVLPFLVLDELGGTRFEVGVVVAAIAVAAVIARPIAGRLGDRHGYRTVMLAGAAFCGLAGLGYLVAGNVPGLIAVRIVHGVGEGAVYTAGAAWLVALAPAERRGRIVGLYGIHMWAGITLGALLGTVLLRAAGGYPAVWVFAVLTAAAGLALVAGRPRPDQAPAVGRAGFLPRSAIAPGVALSLAGLGYAGLAAFAALHLADRGVENGIAAFNAFGVTYVGVRLFAGGLPDRLGAGRVALWSALVEAVGLLLVAVAENLWVAIVGGLVIGAGLSLLFPALALLVINRTDPAHQGAALGAFTSFWDIGLVAGGPLAGLVASAAGYPAVFWATLAAALLSALLSASPLSRIPPPAASR comes from the coding sequence ATGACCGCGACCGCGCCCGGCGGCACCCTGACCTTCTACCGCCCCTACCTGCCGCTCTTCGGGGCGATCTTCTGCTGCCTGCTCGGGGTGGGCGCGTCCCTGGCGGTGCTGCCCTTCCTCGTCCTCGACGAACTGGGCGGCACCCGGTTCGAGGTGGGCGTGGTGGTCGCGGCCATCGCGGTCGCCGCGGTGATCGCCCGGCCGATCGCCGGCCGCCTCGGCGACCGGCACGGCTACCGGACGGTGATGCTCGCCGGGGCGGCCTTCTGCGGCCTCGCCGGACTCGGCTACCTGGTCGCCGGGAACGTGCCGGGGCTGATCGCGGTCCGGATCGTGCACGGTGTCGGGGAGGGCGCGGTCTACACCGCCGGGGCGGCCTGGCTGGTGGCGCTCGCGCCGGCCGAGCGGCGCGGCCGGATCGTCGGGCTCTACGGCATCCACATGTGGGCCGGGATCACCCTCGGCGCGCTGCTCGGCACGGTCCTGCTCCGCGCCGCCGGCGGGTACCCGGCGGTGTGGGTCTTCGCGGTGCTGACCGCGGCGGCCGGGCTGGCGCTGGTCGCCGGTCGGCCCCGACCGGACCAGGCCCCGGCTGTCGGTCGGGCCGGGTTCCTGCCGCGCAGCGCGATCGCGCCGGGCGTCGCGCTCTCGCTCGCCGGTCTCGGGTACGCCGGCCTCGCCGCCTTCGCCGCGCTGCACCTGGCGGACCGGGGCGTGGAGAACGGCATCGCCGCGTTCAACGCCTTCGGCGTCACCTACGTCGGCGTACGGCTGTTCGCCGGTGGCCTGCCGGACCGGCTCGGTGCCGGCCGGGTGGCGCTCTGGTCCGCGCTGGTGGAGGCGGTCGGGCTGCTGCTGGTGGCGGTGGCGGAGAACCTGTGGGTGGCGATCGTCGGCGGGCTGGTCATCGGGGCCGGGCTCTCGCTGCTCTTCCCGGCACTGGCCCTGCTGGTGATCAACCGGACGGACCCGGCGCACCAGGGCGCGGCGCTCGGGGCGTTCACCTCGTTCTGGGACATCGGCCTGGTGGCCGGCGGGCCGCTCGCCGGTCTGGTCGCCAGCGCCGCCGGCTACCCCGCGGTCTTCTGGGCCACCCTGGCGGCGGCCCTCCTCTCCGCCCTTCTCTCCGCCTCCCCCCTCTCCCGCATCCCGCCGCCTGCTGCGTCGCGTTGA
- a CDS encoding NAD(P)/FAD-dependent oxidoreductase, which yields MTIDYMVIGGGIAGATAGYHLARYGRVLLVEMEQVPGHHSTGRSAALFSEYYGGPAVRALTRASRDFLADPPAGFAAHPLLTPRGTLSLCPPGDEDLFDAYLRDGAEVDPPAREIDLAEVPGICPIVRVDRFRRAMLKPATRDVDVDALHQGYLRGIRAAGGTIARLTRVRSLRRERDRWRVDTDGGEVTARTVVNAAGAWADEIAEAASVRPVGLTPLRRTAFLVDAPPGLDVTGWPMVADVGGTFYLKPESGHLLVSPVDAAPCPPGDARPDDLDVALGAARVEEATTLAIRRIRHAWAGLRTAAPDDVPVIGPDPDAPGFLWLAGLSGYGVQTAPAAGALLAALATAQPPPVDPTPHSPARLTGG from the coding sequence GTGACGATTGACTATATGGTCATCGGTGGTGGCATCGCGGGCGCCACCGCCGGCTACCACCTCGCCCGGTACGGTCGCGTGCTGCTGGTCGAGATGGAGCAGGTACCGGGTCACCACTCGACCGGCCGCTCCGCCGCCCTGTTCTCCGAGTACTACGGCGGCCCGGCGGTCCGCGCGCTGACCCGGGCCAGCCGGGACTTCCTGGCCGACCCGCCCGCCGGTTTCGCCGCGCACCCGCTGCTCACCCCGCGTGGCACGCTGAGTCTCTGCCCACCCGGCGACGAGGACCTGTTCGACGCGTACCTGCGCGACGGGGCCGAGGTCGACCCGCCGGCCCGGGAGATCGACCTCGCCGAGGTCCCCGGCATCTGCCCGATCGTGCGGGTCGACCGGTTCCGGCGGGCGATGCTCAAGCCCGCCACCCGGGACGTCGACGTGGACGCGCTGCACCAGGGCTATCTGCGGGGCATCCGGGCGGCCGGCGGCACCATCGCCCGGCTGACCCGGGTCCGGTCCCTGCGCCGGGAACGGGACCGCTGGCGGGTCGACACCGACGGCGGGGAGGTGACCGCCCGTACCGTCGTCAACGCCGCCGGTGCCTGGGCCGACGAGATCGCCGAGGCCGCCAGCGTACGGCCGGTGGGTCTGACGCCGCTGCGGCGTACCGCCTTCCTGGTGGACGCGCCGCCCGGCCTGGACGTCACCGGCTGGCCGATGGTCGCCGACGTGGGCGGGACCTTCTACCTGAAACCGGAGTCCGGCCACCTGCTGGTGTCCCCGGTCGACGCCGCCCCTTGCCCGCCGGGCGACGCCCGACCGGACGACCTGGACGTGGCGCTCGGCGCGGCTCGGGTGGAGGAGGCGACGACACTGGCCATCCGGCGGATCCGGCACGCCTGGGCCGGGCTGCGCACCGCCGCCCCGGACGACGTACCGGTGATCGGGCCGGACCCGGACGCGCCCGGCTTCCTCTGGCTCGCCGGGCTCAGCGGTTACGGCGTGCAGACCGCCCCCGCCGCCGGCGCCCTCCTGGCCGCCCTCGCCACCGCCCAACCCCCACCCGTGGACCCCACCCCCCACTCCCCCGCCCGCCTGACCGGCGGCTGA
- a CDS encoding S8 family peptidase — protein sequence MIRSRLRGRLLALALASALTAVLAPVGSASAAPAAEGTIRHAGAADAVRDSYIVVLREDATRPAGSEVTRVAERLRARYGGTVGHVYRSALTGFEVRLSERAARRLAADPAVAYVEQNRVTPLIGPGTQFGPPSWGLDRIDQRALPLDNRYSYPNTAHNVHAYVVDTGVRATHLDFGPRVTGGIDLVDGALPADDCNGHGTHLAGTIGGTSHGVAKEVMIHPVRVLNCQGSGTFATVIAGIDWITANALRPAVAELAIGGGANATLDAAVTNSINHGITYVTTGGSSNGNACNYSPGRVPGALTVVGASATDARLSSGNYGSCIDLFAPGVNITSTWHTSDTAVATISGGSTASAHVAGCAALALSANPTWSPAQVASYLTSRATANVVTGVPSGTPNRLLYCGP from the coding sequence ATGATCAGATCACGCCTGCGGGGTCGACTGCTCGCCCTCGCCCTGGCGTCCGCCCTGACCGCCGTCCTCGCTCCGGTCGGCAGCGCCTCGGCCGCCCCGGCCGCCGAGGGCACGATCCGCCACGCCGGCGCCGCCGACGCCGTACGGGACAGCTACATCGTGGTGCTCCGCGAGGACGCGACGCGTCCGGCGGGCAGCGAGGTCACCCGGGTCGCGGAGCGACTCCGGGCCCGTTACGGCGGAACCGTCGGCCACGTCTACCGCAGCGCCCTGACCGGTTTCGAGGTACGCCTGTCGGAGCGGGCCGCCCGTCGCCTCGCCGCTGATCCGGCGGTCGCGTACGTGGAGCAGAACCGGGTGACTCCGCTGATCGGCCCCGGTACGCAGTTCGGCCCGCCGTCCTGGGGCCTGGACCGGATCGACCAGCGCGCCCTGCCGCTCGACAACCGGTACTCGTACCCGAACACCGCGCACAACGTGCACGCGTACGTCGTCGACACCGGCGTCCGGGCCACCCACCTGGACTTCGGCCCCCGGGTCACCGGTGGCATCGACCTGGTCGACGGCGCGCTGCCGGCGGACGACTGCAACGGCCACGGCACGCACCTGGCCGGCACCATCGGCGGCACCAGCCACGGCGTCGCCAAGGAAGTCATGATCCATCCGGTACGGGTGCTGAACTGCCAGGGCAGCGGCACCTTCGCCACGGTGATCGCCGGGATCGACTGGATCACCGCGAACGCCCTCCGGCCGGCGGTCGCGGAACTGGCCATCGGCGGGGGCGCCAACGCCACCCTGGACGCGGCGGTGACCAACTCGATCAACCACGGCATCACCTACGTCACGACCGGTGGCAGCTCGAACGGGAACGCCTGCAACTACTCGCCCGGCCGGGTGCCGGGCGCGCTCACCGTGGTCGGCGCCTCGGCGACCGACGCCCGGCTGTCCAGCGGCAACTACGGTAGCTGCATCGACCTGTTCGCCCCGGGCGTGAACATCACGTCCACCTGGCACACCAGCGACACCGCCGTCGCCACGATCAGCGGCGGCTCGACGGCCTCCGCGCATGTCGCCGGTTGCGCCGCGCTCGCCCTGTCGGCCAACCCGACCTGGTCCCCGGCGCAGGTGGCCAGCTACCTGACCAGCCGGGCGACGGCGAACGTCGTCACCGGCGTGCCCTCGGGCACCCCGAACCGGCTGCTCTACTGCGGCCCCTGA
- a CDS encoding S8 family peptidase — translation MTLPRTHRRTFAAVGALAGAAMVTAMVGVPATAAPSVGEIRSAGGATAVADSYIVVLKDSAVGGRAGTRQGAVKSTAKSLADRFGGTVGNVYGDALNGFSVKLSEQAAKRLAAHPSVDYVEQNHTVTTQATQFNPPWGLDRIDQRNRPLSASYTYTSTGAGVTAYIIDTGIRKSHVDFAGAAVDGIDTIDGALPADDCNGHGTHVAGTVGGNAYGVAKDVRLVAVRVLNCAGSGTWDQVIAGVNWVTGNHLPGQPAVANMSLGGGLTAALNTAVANSIADGVTYAVASGNSYGANACNYSPASVSTALTVNASDSNDARATFSNIGTCTDLFAPGVSVLSAWSTSDTATNTISGTSMASPHVAGAAARVLQLNPSWTPAQVHSYIVTQATPNVISNAGTGSPNRLLYAAPTS, via the coding sequence ATGACACTCCCCCGCACTCACCGGCGTACCTTCGCCGCGGTCGGCGCGCTTGCCGGCGCCGCCATGGTCACCGCCATGGTCGGCGTTCCCGCAACGGCAGCCCCGTCCGTCGGCGAGATCCGGAGCGCCGGTGGCGCGACGGCCGTGGCCGACAGCTACATCGTGGTACTCAAGGACAGCGCTGTCGGCGGCCGCGCCGGCACCCGGCAGGGCGCGGTGAAGAGCACCGCCAAGTCCCTGGCCGACCGCTTCGGCGGTACCGTCGGGAACGTCTACGGTGACGCCCTCAACGGCTTCTCGGTGAAGCTCTCGGAGCAGGCCGCCAAGCGCCTCGCCGCGCACCCGTCGGTCGACTACGTCGAGCAGAACCACACGGTGACGACGCAGGCCACCCAGTTCAACCCGCCGTGGGGCCTGGACCGCATCGACCAGCGGAACCGGCCGCTGAGCGCCTCGTACACCTACACCAGTACCGGCGCGGGCGTCACCGCGTACATCATCGACACCGGCATCCGGAAGAGCCACGTCGACTTCGCCGGCGCGGCCGTCGACGGCATCGACACGATCGACGGCGCGCTCCCGGCCGACGACTGCAACGGTCACGGCACCCACGTCGCCGGCACCGTCGGCGGCAACGCCTACGGTGTCGCCAAGGACGTCCGGCTGGTCGCCGTCCGGGTGCTGAACTGCGCGGGCAGCGGCACCTGGGACCAGGTCATCGCCGGCGTCAACTGGGTGACCGGCAACCACCTGCCGGGCCAGCCGGCGGTGGCGAACATGAGCCTCGGTGGCGGTCTCACCGCCGCCCTGAACACCGCCGTGGCCAACTCGATCGCCGACGGCGTCACCTACGCGGTGGCCTCCGGCAACTCGTACGGCGCCAACGCCTGCAACTACTCGCCGGCCTCGGTGTCGACCGCGCTGACCGTCAACGCGTCGGACAGCAACGACGCGCGGGCCACCTTCTCCAACATCGGCACCTGCACCGACCTCTTCGCCCCGGGCGTGAGCGTCCTGTCGGCCTGGTCCACCAGCGACACCGCCACCAACACCATCAGCGGCACCTCGATGGCCTCCCCGCACGTCGCGGGTGCGGCCGCCCGGGTGCTCCAGCTGAACCCGTCCTGGACCCCGGCCCAGGTGCACTCGTACATCGTCACCCAGGCCACGCCGAACGTGATCAGCAACGCGGGCACCGGTAGCCCGAACCGGCTGCTCTACGCGGCCCCCACCTCCTGA